A genomic stretch from Telopea speciosissima isolate NSW1024214 ecotype Mountain lineage chromosome 7, Tspe_v1, whole genome shotgun sequence includes:
- the LOC122668234 gene encoding uncharacterized protein LOC122668234, with amino-acid sequence MKAPRPDRQHSSPRLTFAVSSIFFLIFLCVLTSINEFRFEGLVKLGRSALSNIPHYNFYACYSNNSSLANNISTSPAPAPAPELRILLGILTLPDQYQRRHFLRLIYGTQSVPLGAQVDVKFVFCNLTKEDQTVLVALEIMRYDDIIILNCKENMNKGKTYTYFSSLPEIFNNTDDDGSPNPPYHYVMKADDDIYIRLNSLVESLKPLPRDDLYYGYVIPCSSMNPFVHYMSGMGYLISWDLVEWIRDSDVPRNHTEGPEDKVFGDWMRDGHRGKNRYNAKWSMYNFPIPATKCTHELWPDTVAVHLLKNQEKWIQTLKYFNVTNNLKPSKLYHIP; translated from the coding sequence ATGAAGGCTCCGAGGCCGGACCGGCAACACTCATCTCCACGGTTAACATTCGCTGTCTCATCAatcttttttctcattttccttTGTGTACTAACATCAATCAACGAATTCCGATTCGAAGGTCTAGTGAAGCTTGGCAGGTCCGCTCTCTCCAACATCCCTCACTACAACTTCTATGCATGTTATTCCAACAATTCATCCCTTGCAAACAACATTTCTACTTCTCCGGCACCGGCACCTGCACCAGAACTGCGAATACTACTCGGGATATTAACGTTACCGGATCAGTATCAGCGCCGCCACTTCCTCCGACTAATCTATGGTACTCAATCAGTACCACTCGGTGCACAAGTAGATGTAAAGTTTGTGTTTTGTAACTTAACCAAGGAGGATCAAACTGTCTTAGTAGCACTTGAAATCATGAGATACGATGACATCATTATTCTCAATTGCAAAGAGAATATGAATAAAGGTAAGACTTATACATACTTCTCGAGCTTGCCGGAGATATTTAACAACACCGACGATGACGGCAGCCCAAACCCGCCGTACCATTACGTGATGAAGGctgatgatgatatatatattaGGTTAAATAGCTTGGTAGAGTCTTTAAAGCCATTACCTAGAGATGACTTGTACTATGGTTATGTAATTCCATGCTCAAGCATGAATCCTTTTGTTCACTATATGTCTGGTATGGGTTATCTGATCTCATGGGACCTTGTGGAGTGGATTAGAGATTCCGATGTACCGAGGAACCACACGGAGGGACCGGAGGATAAGGTTTTCGGCGATTGGATGCGTGACGGTCACCGGGGGAAGAACAGATATAATGCCAAGTGGTCGATGTACAACTTTCCAATCCCGGCGACTAAATGTACACATGAGCTGTGGCCGGATACTGTTGCTGTTCACCTTCTTAAGAATCAAGAGAAGTGGATTCAGACCTTGAAGTACTTCAATGTTACTAACAATCTTAAACCATCTAAACTCTATCATATTCCTTAG
- the LOC122667055 gene encoding dolichol-phosphate mannose synthase subunit 3-like, whose amino-acid sequence MKHIVKIMSLLVAISAFWIGLLETSVVPRSYAWLLPVYFIVSLGCYGLLMVGIGLMRFPMCPQEAGLLQQDIAEAKEFLKQRGVDVGCD is encoded by the exons ATGAAGCATATTGTAAAGATTATGTCTTTGCTAGTGGCCATCTCTGCCTTTTGGATTGGCCTCTTAGAGACTTCAGTGGTTCCACGTAGTTATGCTTGGTTG CTACCAGTCTACTTTATTGTATCACTAGGATGCTATGGTCTTctaatggttggaattggtttGATGAGGTTTCCAATGTGTCCGCAAGAAGCAGGGCTGCTACAACAG GACATAGCAGAAGCCAAAGAATTCTTGAAACAAAGAGGAGTTGATGTGGGTTGTGATTAA
- the LOC122667796 gene encoding uncharacterized protein LOC122667796 encodes MMVASSFDLWQKDAFFSAAEEVQESTDIMESVYRTWLRERREGMGPEASDELRRELQITLGTAKWQLEEFERAVRLSYGNRSEHNTTVRHKQFIAAIEDQISRVEKALRESLYEEGKQPMRWVNLDEEERDDLASFLSRTSGTLQGTKDENVELRPSSNNSLQGNEQRRKVADLHIDAACRIDMPNCVKDIKEVVTFRQDANYAVDLEAKKPHGTKDDLSCQMEKSNGHRRTWSTPSFDAWKIVIPDEDKQRKPLVALDESPIKGKGFKNSFRKQKNGEHLRARGTSSCLDLKGINLLYRVFGWLGGSQRQIQDPQHIQFSSLKLTVVAVLAIFLIVPLVVYAT; translated from the exons ATGATGGTTGCTAGTAGTTTTGATCTCTGGCAGAAAGATGCGTTCTTCTCTGCGGCTGAAGAGGTTCAGGAATCCACAGACAT AATGGAATCGGTATACAGGACTTGGttaagggagagaagagaagggatggGACCAGAGGCTTCAGATGAGCTACGTAGGGAGCTGCAAATCACTTTAGGCACAGCGAAATGGCAG TTGGAAGAGTTTGAGAGGGCCGTCAGATTGAGCTATGGAAATCGTTCCGAGCATAATACAACAGTCAGGCATAAACAATTCATTGCAGCCATAGAAGACCAGATATCTCGTGTGGAGAAGGCACTAAGGGAATCCCTGTACGAGGAAGGGAAGCAACCCATGCGATGGGTAAACTTGGATGAAGAAGAACGCGATGATTTAGCTTCATTTCTTTCTAGAACTTCAGGAACCTTGCAAGGTACCAAGGATGAAAATGTGGAGCTCAGACCttcctcaaacaactctcttcAGGGGAATGAACAAAGGAGAAAAGTTGCAGACCTCCATATCGATGCTGCCTGCAGAATAGATATGCCAAATTGTGTAAAGGATATTAAAGAGGTTGTGACTTTCAGGCAAGATGCTAATTATGCAGTAGACTTAGAAGCAAAAAAACCTCATGGAACCAAGGATGATTTAAGCTGTCAAATGGAAAAATCAAATGGTCATAGAAGAACATGGAGTACACCAAGCTTTGATGCTTGGAAGATTGTAATACCAGATGAGGATAAACAGAGAAAACCATTGGTGGCACTTGATGAATCCCCAATCAAAGGAAAGGGGTTCAAGAATAGCTTCCGGAAGCAGAAAAATGGAGAGCATCTCCGGGCAAGAGGGACTTCAAGTTGCCTTGACTTGAAAGGAATCAATTTGCTTTATCGG GTCTTTGGATGGTTAGGTGGATCTCAAAGACAAATACAAGATCCACAGCACATACAGTTTAGCTCTCTCAAACTTACGGTTGTGGCTGTACTAGCTATTTTCTTGATTG TCCCTTTGGTAGTCTATGCAACATAA